The following coding sequences lie in one Maylandia zebra isolate NMK-2024a linkage group LG14, Mzebra_GT3a, whole genome shotgun sequence genomic window:
- the sik3 gene encoding serine/threonine-protein kinase SIK3 homolog isoform X2 has product MAAVSSGGAAGSAAAGITHSARPTHAGMGSQNRAQPSSGISHSGRTSTATGCITNPGHTSVPRPPPARVGHYEIERTIGKGNFAVVKLATHIITKAKVAIKIVDKTQLDEENLKKIFREVQIMKLLKHPHIIRLYQVMETERMIYLVTEYASGGEIFDHLVAHGRMAEKDARKKFKQIVAAVHFCHCRSIVHRDLKAENLLLDHNLNIKIADFGFSNMFSRGQLLKTWCGSPPYAAPELFEGKEYDGPKVDIWSLGVVLYVLVCGALPFDGSTLQNLRARVLSGKFRIPFFMSTDCEYLIRHMLVLEPSRRLTMEQICKNKWMRQGDPDPDFDRLIAECEQVKTEREMELINEQVLMAMCEMGLDRERTLQSLQTDAYDHYSAIYSLLADRLKKHKTLRVAQPTLRPISYPLNAVQTDPQGNPVSITVPHVQLINPENQIVEPDGSMALDSDEGEEPSPEAMARYLSMRRHTVGVPDQRTEMQEDLQKLPPGFPRGALPQPPFIPLAPTMGQMHTLMPTQSLQPTQQLEYKEQSLLQPPTLQLLNGMGPLGRRASDGGANIQLHAQLLKRPRGPSPLVTSPHPIPAVAPVDEEGSDGEPDQEAVQRYLANRSKRHTTHTLMSTSHGEPSAESQRPQGPRQRVGWVPDTHTRSSYKDCNTLHLPMERFSPVRRFSDGAATIQAFKAHLENSSLIKQLKQECEQLQKMYAIQQDEKLLEHTQQQHILYQQEQQILHQQIQGLSLGHGESQPSHLTHQLQRLRIQPSSPPPTQPSNHLFRQPNQSSPPGSAGIMQGHGQSSVQYQHGAPAMYQGQSGSPPPTGLPRVSLQTNPQAASARPTVPLAQGVPQQQQVTIQVQEVELGGGAQRQSNFLSTPGGHRVLGKQLSADNAESHSRSLGRFTSGYDQAQFNPHLYSGDAASRGASGVVGSYSPYLQGASLKVPGLEGYQTGAVGTNNYGAPSTLQQALLSPTPLDYRPPQQHVTPTLQGLLSPRHSLTGHADPRLPPQDLAALLKRQSPRPCPAPPTPSSGAPQEYGDMLLLRQLGPGESLEPQAPQGASGGQHYHHLLQIRPPEVQQQQQAPCPSLPHSESMEEDEVPASYHHPHEGLLAKTGEGHELLGPPRGGTPPYTSPTHRHGGYIRTGTGNRESEHVECRPQGQAMEVPDHNGVGYSRGPQGEVYRSRGQLQRHHTIQTCDDAYDQADPMSGMSLLAGKALSSARMSDILSQTSLTGSQQLHQREESVCDVEGELHAAACYPSSCTSDMLLSYKPPDLQYSMEQAGV; this is encoded by the exons GTGGCTATAAAAATAGTGGATAAGACCCAGCTGGACGAGGAGAACCTGAAAAAGATCTTCAGAGAGGTGCAAATCATGAAGTTGCTGAAGCACCCCCACATCATCCGCCTCTACCAG GTGATGGAGACGGAGAGGATGATCTATTTGGTAACAGAGTACGCTAGCGGTGGAGAGATATTCG ACCACCTGGTGGCTCACGGACGAATGGCAGAAAAAGATGCCAGGAAGAAGTTCAAGCAGATCGTGGCAGCGGTTCATTTCTGTCACTGCCGCAGCATtgtccacagagacctgaaggCAGAGAATCTGCTACTGGACCACAACCTCAACATCAAAATCGCAG ATTTTGGTTTCAGCAACATGTTTTCTCGAGGCCAGCTATTGAAGACATGGTGTGGCAGCCCTCCCTATGCTGCTCCTGAACTATTTGAGGGAAAGGAGTATGACGGTCCCAAAGTAGATATATGG AGCTTAGGTGTGGTGTTATACGTGCTGGTGTGCGGCGCCCTGCCCTTTGATGGCAGCACTCTACAAAATTTGCGGGCACGTGTCCTCAGTGGAAAGTTCCGCATCCCTTTCTTCATGTCCACAG ACTGTGAGTACTTAATTAGACACATGTTAGTACTGGAGCCCAGCAGACGGTTGACCATGGAGCAGATCTGTAAGAACAAGTGGATGAGACAGGGGGACCCAGACCCAGATTTTGACCGG TTAATAGCGGAGTGTGAGCAGGTGAagacggagagagagatggagctcATCAACGAGCAAGTGCTCATGGCCATGTGTGAGATGGGCCTGGACCGAGAGCGCACACTTCAG tctctACAAACAGATGCATATGATCACTACAGTGCCATCTACAGTCTGCTGGCTGACCGCCTCAAGAAACACAAGACCCTGCGTGTTGCTCAACCCACACTGCGCCCCATTAGCTATCCTCTAAATGCTGTACAG ACAGACCCACAAGGTAATCCTGTTAGCATAACCGTTCCCCACGTCCAACTCATCAATCCAGAGAACCAGATTGTTGAG CCTGACGGCAGCATGGCTCTGGACAGCGATGAAGGGGAGGAGCCATCTCCTGAGGCCATGGCTCGCTACCTTTCAATGAGGCGGCACACTGTGGGGGTACCAGACCAAAG GACAGAGATGCAGGAAGATCTCCAGAAGCTGCCACCTGGTTTCCCTCGTGGTGCGCTGCCCCAGCCCCCTTTCATCCCTCTTGCCCCCACTATGGGTCAAATGCACACTCTTATGCCCACACAGAGCCTGCAGCCCACACAGCAGCTGGAATACAAG GAGCAATCATTGTTGCAGCCGCCTACCCTCCAACTGCTCAACGGCATGGGGCCTCTGGGTCGAAGAGCTTCCGACGGCGGGGCCAACATTCAGCTACACGCTCAGCTCTTGAAAAGGCCCCGAGGGCCCTCGCCACTTGTCACAAGCCCG CATCCTATCCCTGCAGTAGCTCCGGTGGATGAGGAGGGTTCAGACGGAGAGCCAGATCAAGAGGCAGTACAGAG GTACCTGGCGAACCGCTCCAAGCGGCACACGACGCACACGCTCATGAGCACATCGCATGGCGAGCCCTCGGCAGAGTCACAGCGGCCCCAAGGCCCCCGTCAGCGGGTGGGCTGGGTCCCCGACACACACACCCG ATCCAGCTATAAGGACTGTAACACCCTTCATCTGCCCATGGAGCGCTTCTCTCCTGTCAGACGGTTCTCTGACGGGGCTGCCACCATTCAGGCCTTCAAGGCTCACCTAGAGAACAGCAGCCTCATTAAGCAACTCAAGCAG GAGTGTGAGCAGCTCCAGAAAATGTATGCTATCCAGCAGGATGAGAAACTCCTGGAGCACACCCAGCAGCAGCATATCCTGTACCAGCAAGAGCAACAAATCCTCCACCAGCAAATCCAG GGTCTGTCTTTAGGCCATGGAGAAAGCCAGCCCAGTCACCTAACCCACCAGCTTcagag GTTGCGTATCCAGCCCTCTAGCCCTCCGCCAACACAGCCCAGCAACCACCTCTTCAGACAGCCCAATCAGAGTTCTCCGCCTGGCTCTGCAGGAATAATGCAAGGGCACG GTCAATCATCAGTGCAGTACCAACATGGCGCTCCAGCCATGTACCAGGGCCAGAGTGGCAGCCCGCCTCCCACGGGCCTTCCTCGAGTGTCTCTGCAAACCAATCCGCAAGCAGCATCTGCCCGCCCCACTGTCCCATTGGCACAGGGTGTACCTCAACAACAGCAG GTGACCATTCAGGTGCAGGAGGTGGAGCTGGGAGGTGgggcacagaggcagagcaacTTTCTGTCCACGCCAGGCGGACACAGAGTCCTCGGGAAGCAGCTCAGCGCAGACAACGCCGAGTCGCACAG CCGCAGCCTTGGCCGCTTCACATCGGGCTACGACCAGGCCCAGTTCAATCCCCACCTCTACTCTGGCGACGCTGCCTCCCGAGGCGCCTCAGGCGTGGTGGGGTCCTACAGCCCCTACCTGCAGGGAGCCTCCCTTAAAGTTCCCGGCCTGGAGGGTTACCAGACCGGGGCGGTGGGGACCAACAACTACGGAGCCCCTTCCACACTACAGCAGGCTCTCCTCTCCCCGACTCCTTTGGACTACCGCCCCCCTCAGCAGCACGTCACTCCCACCCTGCagggcctcctgtctccccgcCACTCTTTAACAGGACACGCCGATCCCAGACTGCCCCCACAGGACCTGGCTGCCCTGCTGAAAAGGCAGAGCCCCCGGCCATGTCCGGCACCCCCGACACCATCCAGCGGTGCGCCACAAGAGTATGGAGATATGCTGCTTCTCCGCCAGCTAGGCCCAGGAGAAAGCTTGGAACCACAGGCACCTCAGGGTGCCTCTGGAGGGCAACACTACCACCACCTCCTTCAGATCAGACCCCCGGAGgtccagcaacagcagcaggcaCCGTGCCCCAGCTTACCTCACTCAGAGAGCATGGAGGAGGACGAGGTACCGGCTAGCTACCATCACCCACACGAAGGCCTTCTTGCCAAGACAGGAGAAGGACATGAGCTCCTGGGGCCTCCCCGAGGAGGCACCCCACCCTACACCTCCCCTACACACAGGCATGGTGGCTACATAAGAACTGGCACAGGTAACAGAG AGTCTGAGCATGTGGAGTGCAGGCCTCAAGGACAGGCCATGGAAGTGCCTGATCATAATGGTGTGGGCTACTCGCGAGGCCCCCAGGGGGAGGTTTACAGATCCAGAGGACAGCTGCAGCGCCACCACACCATCCAGACTTGTGATGATGCTTAT GATCAGGCAGACCCCATGTCTGGGATGAGCTTGCTGGCTGGGAAGGCGCTAAGCTCCGCTCGCATGTCGGACATTCTCAGCCAGACATCGCTGACAGGAAGCCAGCAGCTACACCAGCGGGAAGAATCGG TGTGCGACGTTGAAGGGGAGCTCCATGCGGCAGCCTGCTATCCCTCCTCCTGCACCAGTGACATGCTCCTTAGCTACAAGCCCCCTGACCTGCAGTACAGCATGGAGCAGGCTGGGGTCTAG